The proteins below are encoded in one region of Streptomyces sp. NBC_00490:
- a CDS encoding MerR family transcriptional regulator, protein MLTIGAFAKACRLSPKALRLYDELDLLRPAKVDPDTGYRYYAVEQLERARLVAWLRRIGMPLARIREVCALDAAAAAREVRAYWARVEAETAQRRDLAGFLVDHLTSVARRDPPVLELRYAARSDPGRVRPANQDTAYAGTRLLAVADGYGPAGLPASSAAVEALKCLDAEDVSAGDVLNLLEEAVRGATEAVAEAAESGTTLTALLWTGSRLALVHIGDSRAYLLREGGLFRITHDHTLVQSLIDEGRLTSEEARSHPQRALLLKALGTTAPDLRLHEARPGDRYLLCSDGLSSVVPEDDIRRTLASAAGPEAAVHTLIAAANTAGGPDNVSCAVADLVTADGRPPHPT, encoded by the coding sequence ATGCTGACGATCGGTGCCTTCGCGAAGGCGTGCCGGCTGTCGCCCAAGGCCCTGCGGCTCTACGACGAGCTGGACCTGCTGCGTCCCGCGAAGGTCGACCCGGACACCGGATACCGGTACTACGCGGTCGAGCAGCTGGAGCGGGCACGGCTGGTGGCGTGGCTGCGGCGGATCGGGATGCCGCTGGCCCGGATCCGCGAGGTGTGCGCCCTCGATGCCGCGGCGGCGGCCCGGGAGGTCCGTGCCTACTGGGCACGGGTCGAGGCGGAGACCGCCCAGCGGCGTGACCTGGCCGGGTTCCTGGTCGACCACCTGACGTCCGTCGCGCGAAGGGACCCGCCCGTGCTGGAACTCCGCTACGCCGCCCGCTCGGACCCCGGCCGGGTCCGCCCCGCCAACCAGGACACCGCCTACGCGGGCACCCGGCTGCTCGCGGTCGCCGACGGCTACGGCCCGGCGGGCCTGCCGGCGAGCAGCGCGGCCGTGGAGGCACTGAAGTGCCTGGACGCCGAGGACGTGTCGGCGGGCGACGTGCTCAATCTGCTGGAGGAGGCGGTGCGGGGCGCGACGGAGGCCGTCGCGGAGGCGGCCGAGTCGGGCACGACCCTGACGGCGCTGCTGTGGACGGGATCCCGGCTGGCCTTGGTGCACATCGGTGACTCCCGCGCCTATCTGCTCCGCGAGGGCGGTCTGTTCCGCATCACCCACGACCACACGCTCGTCCAGTCGCTGATCGACGAGGGCCGTCTGACATCGGAGGAGGCGAGGTCCCACCCGCAGCGCGCCCTGCTCCTCAAAGCCCTCGGCACCACGGCCCCCGACCTCCGCCTCCACGAGGCCCGCCCCGGCGACCGCTACCTCCTGTGCTCCGACGGCCTGTCCTCGGTCGTGCCGGAGGACGACATCCGCCGCACGCTCGCCTCGGCCGCCGGCCCGGAGGCGGCCGTGCACACCCTGATCGCCGCGGCGAACACCGCGGGCGGCCCGGACAACGTCAGCTGCGCGGTCG